Proteins from a genomic interval of Desulfofustis limnaeus:
- a CDS encoding YgiQ family radical SAM protein, whose amino-acid sequence MPGSDRSPLPVNMEEARRRGWDELDIVLVNGDAYVDHPSFGLAIIGRLLESHGYRVGILAQPSFADERDFRRFGRPRLFFGISGGNLDSVVANYSANGKVRDFDAYSPGGSPWRDGQKGKEHRWRPDRAVLLYSNLARRAFPATPIILGGLEASLRRFVHFDFQQQRLRGSHLSDAKADLLIYGMAERAVLEAAERVATGRALEGIPGTCQRTTDAEIETVSNRAEALGLTIKTLPSWQDIGSDTDLFMDAETLVDRHARAADGVVLRQRQQAAWIVQYPPSPPLQPEELDRLYDLPYSRRPHPSSPNIPAFEMVKDSLTIVRGCCGNCSFCAISRHQGAFVTSRTIESIEREARLLVSEKTFRGTISDLGGPTANLFATSCAIGSCRRHDCLYPSVCRHLLVDEKSSLELLSRISRIPGVKHTFISSGLRLELLLKTPRLLEKILKEHTPGALKIAPEHTEPEVLELMHKEAPEQLEQFVALFRQLCRKLGKQQHLSPYIISAHPGCEERHAIRLIERLQKLGLTVRSFQDFTPTPGTLSTAMFVTGRHRDRPTKIPVARTHSERLRQRQLIERAFLSKRDRSGRENSRTRREGGSSRHRT is encoded by the coding sequence ATGCCCGGTTCGGACCGATCACCCTTGCCGGTAAACATGGAAGAAGCGCGCCGGCGAGGGTGGGATGAATTGGATATCGTCCTGGTCAACGGCGATGCCTATGTCGATCACCCCTCCTTCGGTCTGGCCATTATCGGCAGGTTGCTCGAGTCTCATGGCTACCGTGTGGGGATTCTGGCGCAACCGTCGTTTGCCGACGAGCGTGATTTCCGCCGATTCGGCCGCCCCCGCCTCTTTTTCGGGATCAGCGGGGGGAACCTGGACTCTGTTGTCGCCAATTATTCCGCCAACGGTAAGGTTCGCGATTTTGACGCCTACTCTCCAGGCGGCTCCCCTTGGCGAGACGGACAAAAAGGTAAGGAACACCGGTGGCGACCCGATCGAGCCGTGCTGCTTTACAGTAATCTGGCCCGGCGGGCCTTCCCCGCAACCCCGATCATTCTGGGCGGCCTAGAGGCCTCTCTGCGTCGTTTCGTCCACTTCGACTTTCAGCAACAGCGACTGCGCGGATCCCATCTCTCCGATGCCAAAGCCGACCTGCTCATTTATGGCATGGCAGAACGAGCGGTCTTGGAGGCGGCGGAGCGAGTCGCTACCGGCCGAGCTCTGGAGGGTATACCCGGGACATGCCAACGAACGACAGACGCCGAAATCGAAACGGTAAGCAACCGGGCTGAAGCTCTCGGGCTTACGATTAAGACGCTACCATCGTGGCAAGACATTGGCAGCGACACCGATCTTTTCATGGATGCGGAAACCCTCGTCGATCGCCATGCCCGCGCCGCCGATGGTGTTGTCTTGCGCCAACGGCAGCAAGCGGCCTGGATCGTCCAATATCCTCCGTCCCCTCCCCTGCAGCCGGAGGAGTTGGATCGACTTTACGACTTGCCATACAGTCGTCGGCCGCATCCATCGTCCCCGAACATCCCCGCCTTCGAGATGGTCAAGGATTCGCTGACCATCGTGCGCGGTTGCTGTGGCAATTGCTCCTTCTGTGCCATCAGCCGCCATCAAGGGGCCTTTGTTACCTCCCGAACCATCGAATCAATCGAACGGGAAGCGCGGTTGCTCGTATCCGAGAAGACATTCCGCGGCACTATCAGTGACCTCGGCGGACCGACCGCCAATCTGTTCGCCACCAGCTGCGCTATCGGTTCCTGTCGACGCCACGACTGCCTCTATCCGTCCGTCTGTCGTCATCTGCTGGTCGACGAAAAAAGCAGCCTGGAATTATTGAGCCGTATCAGCCGGATCCCCGGCGTCAAACACACCTTCATCTCCTCCGGCTTACGCCTGGAACTGCTCCTCAAGACGCCCCGACTGCTTGAAAAAATCCTCAAGGAACACACTCCGGGAGCGCTCAAGATTGCTCCCGAACACACTGAACCGGAAGTGCTGGAACTGATGCACAAGGAGGCACCGGAGCAGCTCGAGCAGTTTGTCGCCCTTTTTCGCCAGCTATGCCGTAAACTCGGCAAGCAGCAACACCTCAGCCCTTACATCATCAGTGCACACCCGGGATGCGAGGAACGACATGCGATCCGTCTCATTGAACGGCTGCAGAAACTCGGTTTGACGGTCAGGTCTTTTCAGGATTTTACACCGACTCCTGGTACCCTCTCCACTGCGATGTTCGTCACTGGCCGTCACCGCGATCGTCCCACCAAAATTCCCGTGGCACGAACCCATAGTGAACGTCTGCGCCAACGCCAGCTTATCGAACGGGCCTTTCTGTCAAAACGAGACCGGTCAGGACGGGAAAACAGCAGGACACGACGGGAAGGCGGGTCGTCCCGACACAGGACTTGA